Sequence from the Clostridium butyricum genome:
AAAGAGCATTAGAAGCTGGAGTTTACTTAAGCGATATAATGGCTATGGAAGACTTAAAAGATAGAATTGCAAGAAGTAAGTACATACATGAGGATGAACTAGATAAGATGGATCAAATCTCTGTAGACTTAAAAGAAGCAATGGATAACCTAATAAGCAAAGGAGGGGTAGCAAATGCTTAAAGAGTATAGAACAGTTACAGAAGTTGTTGGCCCTTTGATGGTTGTTGAAGGTGTTGAAGGCGTTAAGTACGATGAACTAGTTGAAATTGAACTTCATACTGGTGAAAAAAGAAGAGGTAAGGTTCTTGAAATAAATGGATCTAAAGCAATGGTTCAGATATTCGAAGGATCTTCAGGAATAAACTTAAAGGGTACTAAAGCTAAATTCTTAGGTAGACCACTTGAACTTGGTGTATCTGAAGATATGTTAGGAAGAGTATTCGATGGTATGGGTAGATCTAACGATAATGGCCCAGACATCATTCCTGAAAAAAGAGTTGATATTAACGGTGAAGCTATAAACCCTATGGCTAGAGATTTCCCATCAGAATTTATTCAAACAGGAATATCTGCTATAGATGGACTTAACACTCTAGTTAGAGGACAAAAGCTTCCTGTTTTCTCAGCATCAGGACTTCCTCACCAAGAGCTTGCTGCACAAATCGCAAGACAAGCAAAAGTTTTAAATTCTGATTCTAAGTTTGCCATTGTATTTGCAGCTATAGGTATCACATTCGAAGAAGCTCAATTCTTCGTTGAAGAATTTAAATCAACAGGTGCCATTGATAGATCAGTTCTATTCATGAACTTAGCATCTGACCCAGCTATCGAAAGAATAGCTACTCCAAGAATGGCATTAACTTGTGCTGAATACTTAGCATACGAAAAGGGAATGCAAGTTCTTGTTATACTGACAGATATTACTAACTATGCTGAAGCATTAAGAGAAATTTCAGCAGCTAGAAAAGAAGTTCCAGGAAGAAGAGGATACCCAGGTTACTTATATACTGACCTTTCTACATTATACGAAAGAGCAGGAAGATTAAGAGGTAAAGAAGGTTCTATCACTCAAATTCCTATACTTACAATGCCTGAAGATGATAAAACTCATCCAATTCCAGACTTAACTGGATATATTACAGAAGGTCAAATTATCCTTTCAAGAGAATTATACAAGAAAGGTTTAATGCCACCTATCGATGTTTTACCATCACTTTCAAGACTTAAAGATAAAGGTATAGGTAAAGGAAAGACTAGAGAAGACCATGCAGATACTATGAACCAATTATTTGCAGCATATTCACAAGGTAAGCAAGCAAAAGAATTATCAGCTATCTTAGGAGAATCAGCTTTATCTGAAACTGATAAGAAACTTGCTAAATTTGCAGAAGCTTTTGAAGCAGAATACGTTTCACAAGGTTTCAGTACAAACAGAAGTATCGAAGAAACTCTTGATTTAGGATGGAAATTATTAAAGATGATTCCAAGAACTGAACTTAAGAGAATCAGAGATGAATACCTTGAAAAATATCTGCCAAGAGAGGAAGAATAGTCTATGGCTAAGTTGAACGTCAATCCTACTAGAATGGAACTCTCTAAGCTTAAGAAAAGACTTGCAACATCTTCTAGAAGTCATAAACTTTTAAAGGATAAACAAGATGAATTAATGAGACAATTCATTAACCTTGTTAAATATAATAATAAACTAAGAAAAGAAGTTGAAGATAATCTTCAAGGATCTTTAAAAGATTTCGTTATGGCAAGTGCCGTAATGAGTTCTGAATTCTTAGAAGAAGCTATTATATATCCCAAAGAAAAGATTTCAGTTGAAGTTGGAGAAAAGAATGTAATGAGTGTATCTGTTCCTGTAATGAACTTCAAGAGACAACTTGAAGGAGATGAAGGAA
This genomic interval carries:
- a CDS encoding V-type ATP synthase subunit B, which codes for MLKEYRTVTEVVGPLMVVEGVEGVKYDELVEIELHTGEKRRGKVLEINGSKAMVQIFEGSSGINLKGTKAKFLGRPLELGVSEDMLGRVFDGMGRSNDNGPDIIPEKRVDINGEAINPMARDFPSEFIQTGISAIDGLNTLVRGQKLPVFSASGLPHQELAAQIARQAKVLNSDSKFAIVFAAIGITFEEAQFFVEEFKSTGAIDRSVLFMNLASDPAIERIATPRMALTCAEYLAYEKGMQVLVILTDITNYAEALREISAARKEVPGRRGYPGYLYTDLSTLYERAGRLRGKEGSITQIPILTMPEDDKTHPIPDLTGYITEGQIILSRELYKKGLMPPIDVLPSLSRLKDKGIGKGKTREDHADTMNQLFAAYSQGKQAKELSAILGESALSETDKKLAKFAEAFEAEYVSQGFSTNRSIEETLDLGWKLLKMIPRTELKRIRDEYLEKYLPREEE
- a CDS encoding V-type ATP synthase subunit D; this translates as MAKLNVNPTRMELSKLKKRLATSSRSHKLLKDKQDELMRQFINLVKYNNKLRKEVEDNLQGSLKDFVMASAVMSSEFLEEAIIYPKEKISVEVGEKNVMSVSVPVMNFKRQLEGDEGSIYPYGFANTSSELDDTLSKLYGILPQLLELAEVEKSCQLMADEIESTRRRVNALEYMTIPQLQETIKYIRMRLDENERSATTRLMKVKSMIEQRG